In Diadema setosum unplaced genomic scaffold, eeDiaSeto1 scaffold_31, whole genome shotgun sequence, the sequence CACAAGCCGAACACAACGTGTTATCCCTTGGGCTTAACTTCGCAACACCACCCAAGAAGATTCCTTTCACAGAAATCATACAACAAACGGAACCCAAGCTCAGATACCTGAACAAAGCCGCAGCCGACAACATTCGACTCCTTGTTACTCAAGCTCTCTCCACAGCTAAGCCACCGCAGCCCAACCTCAACAAAGAAGAACGAACAGCGGTGAAGACTCTACAAAGCAACGCATCCATCCATATCATTCAAGCAGACAAAGGCAACGCCACGGTCGTCATGGACAAAACACAATACGAACAAAAGATACAAGACATCCTTCACACCCCCACATACACCGAACTGAAACGTGACCCGACTCCTGCCACCGAGAGGAAACTCAACGCCAAGCTCCTCGAACTTCATCGATCAAATGCCCTTCCTCAACAGCTTTATTTCAGACTCCGTGCCTCCTCCAGCAGATGTCCCATCCTCTTCGGGCAACCCAAAATTCACAAGCCATCAGTGCCTCTCCGCCCCATCATTTCTACACGAGGTTCCCCTTGCTACGAAACAGCCAAACACCTGTCAGACATTCTACAGCCACTCGTTGGCAACACAGAACACCACATTAACAATTCCAAACACTTCATTGACATTCTCTCTCAAACTACTATCAACCCTACAGACACCCTCGTCAGCTTTGATGTAGAATCACTCTTCACCAGCGTTCCTGTCAACGAagcctgtgacatcatcaaacaACGTCTCACCGATgacccttctctttcttccagAACACAACTCACACCACAACAGATACACGACCTCCTCCTCACATGTCTCAATTCTACCTCCTTCCGATGGAGGGACACACACTACAAACAGCAACAAGGCGCAGCCATGGGCTCCCCCCTCTCACCGATCATTGCCAACATTTACATGGAACATTTCGAAAGTCACGCACTAGCCACGGCACAACACAAACCTTCACTCTGGCTCCGGTATGTCGACGACATCTTCACCATCTGGCCACACCAAGCAGATCAACTGGACGACTTCCTCACACACCTCAACGAACAACATTCCAACATCTCATTCACAGTGGAAACGGAACACAACCATTCTCTCCCCTTCCTCGATGTTCTCGTCACAAAGACCAACGCTGGCACTTTCTCTCACCAGGTCTACCGCAAACCCACTCACACAGACAGATATCTTCACTACCGCTCCTTCCATCATCCAGCAGTCCGTCAGTCAGTACCGAACGCTCTCGTCCGACGTGCTCATCAAATCAGCGACAAAGAACATCTTCGACAAGAACTCGAACATATCACAGACACACTCACCACTATCAACCAATACCCCAAGCACAAAATCAACACTCAAGCACCTTCTCATCCCAACCAAGCAGCCAAGGAACAGCCCATCACAACTGTTAAATCTTCCCTACCTCGGCGCCACCTCGCACAAACTACAACGCATCTTCAAGTCCGCCAACATCCAGGTCCGTCATTCATCTTCCAACAAACTTCACAATTCATTGCACTCACACAAAGACAAGCACTCCAGACACAAACAACCAGGTGTCTACCGTATCCCATGCGAATGCGGCAAAGTCTACATAGGTGAAACAGGGAGATCGCTAGAGACCAGACtgaaagaacacaaaacatgCTACAGACGTTCGGAATGGGAAAAGTCAGCCATCGTGAAACACGCTCAACAGTCGCAACATCGCATCAACTGGGAAGACAGCAAACTCATCACATCCATCAAAAACTGGAACACACGACGCATCAGAGAAGCCatagaaattcacacacacgaCACTGTTACACAGGATACTGGACTCCACATCAACAACATCTGGCTTCCTCTcatcaacaaacaatcaaacagcaacaatgacaacaacaacacactctcTCCACAGCACATTCCCCCCTCTACTTCTTCCTCTCATAATTCTTCCCCCACCTCTTCACAACAGCGCCCACGACGTCAACCGCGCCTTCCACTCACGACCACACCTATCGCTGGTTCCAGAAGACGCCCTCACCGACACAATTCATTCACACCACAGGCGTCCACCCCATCTACCAACCCGGACTCCAATCTCCGGGCACGACCTACTAACAGCCAAGTTAGCCATCACAAATGTACTCCCCCACTAACACACCCAAAGAACAATAGAACGCATCAACGACCACAACACTCCACCAACAGCCGACGCTCAGCCCGCCTGCGAGCCCGCCTTGACCGACCTCTTCCATCTAGGTCCGCATTCTCCATACATAGCCCGCCTCTCCTCAGATCACGCTTCACTTCTGACGAAGGACAGTCAACCTGCCCGAAACGTCAAGTTCCTCGGTTCTCctagttattcttataactagacttcttgctctactttcactagctgtgtacctttactcagtgtttcatttctctttcctctctctctctctctctctctcttacactttttgtctgtttctacactacttatcttttcctttctttctgttctgttctcttctttcttcttttcttcttcttttatttcttccttccatacaacccaacggtccttttcaggaccactagttttaatttacacatttctttacaggttatttctcttgtcttctctcctcaggtctacactttaaccttattttaatttctcattttttgcatttctcccacaggaaccttttcaggatttaactgtcatcaatttcctctccatttatttttcttttccgcagcagcatttaattctaggatctacaatagctccctctaatttacgtcttgaatttcaatttgttcttttcttcttttcattgcccccccccccctctctctctctcccttctctccgcaTATTCTCACTTCTCCTCTGCttacccctccttatttctgttaatcgtcctttctccattcattcgcattccatagtcacactgttcgccgacttcgttctcttggtttcatgaatcttcactgctcttccctatctccatgattctccaacattcaactccttcctcttcctcttcccttctatctcatctttccccttctaacgatgtccgaacatcttacttgattctcacactattcttccttaccactctctgtgttcctttctctactgtctccactagtgcaacttcaacttccagcccattactgtctcccactcttcactttttgccctcctcacaacccccatatgtcgcttccctcttcgtttctcctctttctaagctcttcttccaaactacgatccggttaaggactacatacacatggtgtcaccgcaaatctttcttcctaattaacttcaccatgcaaaccttcaaacaacacataaccGAGCTCTACGGGGAGCAAACTCAACGATCTTCTCGCCTACTTCAACGGAACCTAGTCAAACAATCTAAACTCTCCAATCATCTCACCTTTCTGAAAAGATGCCGAGATCACAGTATCATCCCTCCTGGTCTACAGCTGAAATCAACCATACAAACTCCACGTGCTCGACGTATTCTTCACCAAGCCGGCCTCTCCCTCACCAGAGAACGCATTGCCCATACTCGACAAGAACTTCACACAATCGATCAACAAATCAACACCTCACAAACACACTTGTCACAAACACTACATCATGCCGACCTCCAGAAGATACAGACCTTCAACTCTCACACAGCAAGGACCACCTTCCTTCGCACCAGAGAGAAGCAGATACGGAAGTTCAACACACTACATAACAGCCATACCCATACATACACACGAGACAAGCCGCCCGCCGCCCGCAACACAGTTGTCAATTTAAGCCAGCACAACCTCACACAAGCCGAACACAACGTGTTATCCCTTGGGCTTAACTTCGCAACACCACCCAAGAAGATTCCTTTCACAGAAATCATACAACAAACGGAACCCAAGCTCAGATACCTGAACAAAGCCGCAGCCGACAACATTCGACTCCTTGTTACTCAAGCTCTCTCCACAGCTAAGCCACCGCAGCCCAACCTCAACAAAGAAGAACGAACAGCGGTGAAGACTCTACAAAGCAACGCATCCATCCATATCATTCAAGCAGACAAAGGCAACGCCACGGTCGTCATGGACAAAACACAATACGAACAAAAGATACAAGACATCCTTCACACCCCCACATACACCGAACTGAAACGTGACCCGACTCCTGCCACCGAGAGGAAACTCAACGCCAAGCTCCTCGAACTTCATCGATCAAATGCCCTTCCTCAACAGCTTTATTTCAGACTCCGTGCCTCCTCCAGCAGATGTCCCATCCTCTTCGGGCAACCCAAAATTCACAAGCCATCAGTGCCTCTCCGCCCCATCATTTCTACACGAGGTTCCCCTTGCTACGAAACAGCCAAACACCTGTCAGACATTCTACAGCCACTCGTTGGCAACACAGAACACCACATTAACAATTCCAAACACTTCATTGACATTCTCTCTCAAACTACTATCAACCCTACAGACACCCTCGTCAGCTTTGATGTAGAATCACTCTTCACCAGCGTTCCTGTCAACGAagcctgtgacatcatcaaacaACGTCTCACCGATgacccttctctttcttccagAACACAACTCACACCACAACAGATACACGACCTCCTCCTCACATGTCTCAATTCTACCTCCTTCCGATGGAGGGACACACACTACAAACAGCAACAAGGCGCAGCCATGGGCTCCCCCCTCTCACCGATCATTGCCAACATTTACATGGAACATTTCGAAAGTCACGCACTAGCCACGGCACAACACAAACCTTCACTCTGGCTCCGGTATGTCGACGACATCTTCACCATCTGGCCACACCAAGCAGATCAACTGGACGACTTCCTCACACACCTCAACGAACAACATTCCAACATCTCATTCACAGTGGAAACGGAACACAACCATTCTCTCCCCTTCCTCGATGTTCTCGTCACAAAGACCAACGCTGGCACTTTCTCTCACCAGGTCTACCGCAAACCCACTCACACAGACAGATATCTTCACTACCGCTCCTTCCATCATCCAGCAGTCCGTCAGTCAGTACCGAACGCTCTCGTCCGACGTGCTCATCAAATCAGCGACAAAGAACATCTTCGACAAGAACTCGAACATATCACAGACACACTCACCACTATCAACCAATACCCCAAGCACAAAATCAACACTCAAGCACCTTCTCATCCCAACCAAGCAGCCAAGGAACAGCCCATCACAACTGTAAATCTTCCCTACCTCGGCGCCACCTCGCACAAACTACAACGCATCTTCAAGTCCGCCAACATCCAGGTCCGTCATTCATCTTCCAACAAACTTCACAATTCATTGCACTCACACAAAGACAAGCACTCCAGACACAAACAACCAGGTGTCTACCGTATCCCATGCGAATGCGGCAAAGTCTACATAGGTGAAACAGGGAGATCGCTAGAGACCAGACtgaaagaacacaaaacatgCTACAGACGTTCGGAATGGGAAAAGTCAGCCATCGTGAAACACGCTCAACAGTCGCAACATCGCATCAACTGGGAAGACAGCAAACTCATCACATCCATCAAAAACTGGAACACACGACGCATCAGAGAAGCCatagaaattcacacacacgaCACTGTTACACAGGATACTGGACTCCACATCAACAACATCTGGCTTCCTCTcatcaacaaacaatcaaacagcaacaatgacaacaacaacacactctcTCCACAGCACATTCCCCCCTCTACTTCTTCCTCTCATAATTCTTCCCCCACCTCTTCACAACAGCGCCCACGACGTCAACCGCGCCTTCCACTCACGACCACACCTATCGCTGGTTCCAGAAGACGCCCTCACCGACACAATTCATTCACACCACAGGCGTCCACCCCATCTACCAACCCGGACTCCAATCTCCGGGCACGACCTACTAACAGCCAAGTTAGCCATCACAAATGTACTCCCCCACTAACACACCCAAAGAACAATAGAACGCATCAACGACCACAACACTCCACCAACAGCCGACGCTCAGCCCGCCTGCGAGCCCGCCTTGACCGACCTCTTCCATCTAGGTCCGCATTCTCCATACATAGCCCGCCTCTCCTCAGATCACGCTTCACTTCTGACGAAGGACAGTCAACCTGCCCGAAACGTCAAGTTCCTCGGTTCTCctagttattcttataactagacttcttgctctactttcactagctgtgtacctttactcagtgtttcatttctctttcctctctctctctctctctctctcttacactttttgtctgtttctacactacttatcttttcctttctttctgttctgttctcttctttcttcttttcttcttcttttatttcttccttccatacaacccaacggtccttttcaggaccactagttttaatttacacatttctttacaggttatttctcttgtcttctctcctcaggtctacactttaaccttattttaatttctcattttttgcatttctcccacaggaaccttttcaggatttaactgtcatcaatttcctctccatttatttttcttttccgcagcagcatttaattctaggatctacaatagctccctctaatttacgtcttgaatttcaatttgttcttttcttcttttcattgccccccccccctctctctctctcccttctctccgcaTATTCTCACTTCTCCTCTGCttacccctccttatttctgttaatcgtcctttctccattcattcgcattccatagtcacactgttcgccgacttcgttctcttggtttcatgaatcttcactgctcttccctatctccatgattctccaacattcaactccttcctcttcctcttcccttctatctcatctttccccttctaacgatgtccgaacatcttacttgattctcacactattcttccttaccactctctgtgttcctttctctactgtctccactagtgcaacttcaacttccagcccattactgtctcccactcttcactttttgccctcctcacaacccccatatgtcgcttccctcttcgtttctcctctttctaagctcttcttccaaactacgatccggttaaggactacatacacatggtgtcaccgcaaatctttcttcctaattaacttcaccatgcaaaccttcaaacaacacaaataggcctatatacgtacacatactatacaCACAGGTATACATTATACAGCATTTTATACACGTATAGGTACATGTACTATGTACGTacgagtacattgtataatattaaatgggttagtcaaataccggttagtgattggctaaacacagtcacgtgatggaggtacattcgttatgttcgcccatgggcgaacattcttgttatgttctcccacgggaaaacattttcaattAACAAATAcccgcgcgcacagtgaatttggctctgcgcgcgCGAGCTAgcgcgatcgagtgcgttgtgcgcGTGCTGGACCTTTTACGCTAAGCGTACCATGATATCGATAATAAGGTACACGGCATAGAGCTGTATCTCTATGGTGGTACACGGTGTGTGTGGTGTACGGTTTGATGCGCCACTTTCAGAGCGTGAAATCAATTGATAATGAttgtatttgactaacccatataataataataataataataaacgtTCGACCCTCAGGGTTGGAAATTTCAAACACTTtgggaacattcggtatgttcaaTTCCCCGCTAATCATCATCTACAAAGTATATACTGTACTGCGCTGCGAGTACATTACGATTGCGCTGCCTGCATTTCGCCAAGTATGCTTGCTACCAAGCCTTTattttcagaatggtctattaTTCGTTTGCGAATTAGTTGCTGAAGTAAGAGTATTGATGGTGGACGTTCAGAAAAATGCTGCTATAAACGATgcttaggccaaaaaaaaaaaaaaagtgtttgtttgcctttaattgtcaaaacccaagagaGTCGGtaggtcgtttttttttttgtttttgtttttgtttttttttttaatacagggtacccttttttccatgtcaatgcactcaaaactccaagagattcattcaaatttacgtcttgccagggcccggtacgcgaggcagaaacgctcactgacaaacacttataacgttcatctttgttaaattttgcaaacagctccaaaaaagtaccttccagtgagatgctggcaactgaactccaaacacttttggtgccatgacagctggtaacggatgctgcaaaagtagccatcttgtgaagggctgcacactaacccattttttctgccggtccgacctgtctctgtcggaccggtaaatgccccgttttaccattttttacaggtccgaacagaaaatttactggtcaacaacgacaacataaaaaaacattaaatgacttgcaaacttatttccttgtttttttatggatgtaccccccccccccatgtacattttacagattaatttttttttaaacttgcattatttattgcacaagaaatttaaagacaggaaaaaattagaatgtttgtgaattagtgtaaaatggtaatgaacaaaatcagattgtatcaaatgcgtttgtgactttttctaaacatcagcgcacgaacttgctgcgtaacgtgctcttggtggtcagttggattgcgatgatttaatgaattattttagctgtgatattttctgatgcacgcgatacaaggggttctttatttttctcccgataatctcttcgcatttgtgcatgcgttcttgaaaggtacacgacacgcagggccgaattcgcaatcctttttgcgcacatttccacctcaaatataagcgggattgtgacgatttcataaattacttcggctgtaatattttacgatgcacgcgccaaaaggggttgaaaatgcgtcctttattttttcccgataaactcttcgaatttcgtaagtgcgttcttaaaagatgtaccacacggccgcattcatgatacttttttgcgcctatttctacctcaaatgtcagcgggattgtgacgatttcataaatacttcggatgtaatcttttgtgatgcacgcaccagctagaatggttgaaaatgcgttatttatttttctccccataatctcttcgcattccgtaaatgcgttcttaaaagatatacgacacggccaaaaatcatgat encodes:
- the LOC140245765 gene encoding uncharacterized protein; the encoded protein is MQTFKQHITELYGEQTQRSSRLLQRNLVKQSKLSNHLTFLKRCRDHSIIPPGLQLKSTIQTPRARRILHQAGLSLTRERIAHTRQELHTIDQQINTSQTHLSQTLHHADLQKIQTFNSHTARTTFLRTREKQIRKFNTLHNSHTHTYTRDKPPAARNTVVNLSQHNLTQAEHNVLSLGLNFATPPKKIPFTEIIQQTEPKLRYLNKAAADNIRLLVTQALSTAKPPQPNLNKEERTAVKTLQSNASIHIIQADKGNATVVMDKTQYEQKIQDILHTPTYTELKRDPTPATERKLNAKLLELHRSNALPQQLYFRLRASSSRCPILFGQPKIHKPSVPLRPIISTRGSPCYETAKHLSDILQPLVGNTEHHINNSKHFIDILSQTTINPTDTLVSFDVESLFTSVPVNEACDIIKQRLTDDPSLSSRTQLTPQQIHDLLLTCLNSTSFRWRDTHYKQQQGAAMGSPLSPIIANIYMEHFESHALATAQHKPSLWLRYVDDIFTIWPHQADQLDDFLTHLNEQHSNISFTVETEHNHSLPFLDVLVTKTNAGTFSHQVYRKPTHTDRYLHYRSFHHPAVRQSVPNALVRRAHQISDKEHLRQELEHITDTLTTINQYPKHKINTQAPSHPNQAAKEQPITTVNLPYLGATSHKLQRIFKSANIQVRHSSSNKLHNSLHSHKDKHSRHKQPGVYRIPCECGKVYIGETGRSLETRLKEHKTCYRRSEWEKSAIVKHAQQSQHRINWEDSKLITSIKNWNTRRIREAIEIHTHDTVTQDTGLHINNIWLPLINKQSNSNNDNNNTLSPQHIPPSTSSSHNSSPTSSQQRPRRQPRLPLTTTPIAGSRRRPHRHNSFTPQASTPSTNPDSNLRARPTNSQVSHHKCTPPLTHPKNNRTHQRPQHSTNSRRSARLRARLDRPLPSRSAFSIHSPPLLRSRFTSDEGQSTCPKRQVPRFS
- the LOC140245764 gene encoding LOW QUALITY PROTEIN: uncharacterized protein (The sequence of the model RefSeq protein was modified relative to this genomic sequence to represent the inferred CDS: deleted 1 base in 1 codon), giving the protein MQTFKQHITELYGEQTQRSSRLLQRNLVKQSKLSNHLTFLKRCRDHSIIPPGLQLKSTIQTPRARRILHQAGLSLTRERIAHTRQELHTIDQQINTSQTHLSQTLHHADLQKIQTFNSHTARTTFLRTREKQIRKFNTLHNSHTHTYTRDKPPAARNTVVNLSQHNLTQAEHNVLSLGLNFATPPKKIPFTEIIQQTEPKLRYLNKAAADNIRLLVTQALSTAKPPQPNLNKEERTAVKTLQSNASIHIIQADKGNATVVMDKTQYEQKIQDILHTPTYTELKRDPTPATERKLNAKLLELHRSNALPQQLYFRLRASSSRCPILFGQPKIHKPSVPLRPIISTRGSPCYETAKHLSDILQPLVGNTEHHINNSKHFIDILSQTTINPTDTLVSFDVESLFTSVPVNEACDIIKQRLTDDPSLSSRTQLTPQQIHDLLLTCLNSTSFRWRDTHYKQQQGAAMGSPLSPIIANIYMEHFESHALATAQHKPSLWLRYVDDIFTIWPHQADQLDDFLHTSTNNIPTSHSQWKRNTTILSPSSMFSSQRPTLALSLTRSTANPLTQTDIFTTAPSIIQQSVSQYRTLSSDVLIKSATKNIFDKNSNISQTHSPLSTNTPSTKSTLKHLLIPTKQPRNSPSQLLNLPYLGATSHKLQRIFKSANIQVRHSSSNKLHNSLHSHKDKHSRHKQPGVYRIPCECGKVYIGETGRSLETRLKEHKTCYRRSEWEKSAIVKHAQQSQHRINWEDSKLITSIKNWNTRRIREAIEIHTHDTVTQDTGLHINNIWLPLINKQSNSNNDNNNTLSPQHIPPSTSSSHNSSPTSSQQRPRRQPRLPLTTTPIAGSRRRPHRHNSFTPQASTPSTNPDSNLRARPTNSQVSHHKCTPPLTHPKNNRTHQRPQHSTNSRRSARLRARLDRPLPSRSAFSIHSPPLLRSRFTSDEGQSTCPKRQVPRFS